A region of the Candidatus Methylomirabilota bacterium genome:
GGACCCCGGCGACCGCGCCACTGGCGCCGATCATGGGAATCATCGAGCTCGGCGCGATCGCGGTCTGGGCCAGCGCGGCGGCGAGGCCGCTCAACAGGTAGAAGATGATGAAGCGGAAGTGGCCGAGCGTGTCCTCGACGTTGTCGCCGAAGATCCACAGGTAGAGCATGTTCCCGCCCACGTGCAGCAGACCCCCGTGAAGAAACATGGAGCTCAGGATCGTGACGTACGGAGACGGCAGGCCCGCGACCGGATCCACGCAGGCGCCGGTGAGCCGGCAGGGGATGAGGCCGAATTCCTCGATGAACTCCTGGGCCGCCCGCGCCGCTCCGGGGCTCCCGATGCCCAAGGAAACCTGATAGAGGAAGGCGAGGACGTTGAGGGCGATGAGCAGCACGGTGATAAACGGGAATGTGCGGCTGGGAATGTCGTCCTTGAGGGGGAACATGCCGTCGGGCCCGGAGTCCCTGGTGCCTCAGCGAGGCGCGGGGCGAAGGCTGACGATAGCGGGCGCGGCGAGGTAGGTCTGCGCGACGCGCAAGACCTCGTCGGCCGTCACGCTCTCCACCGCCTTCACGTATCGATCGGCGAAGTCGTAGCCCACGCCGGTGGCCTCGAAGAAGGCCTGATACCAGGCGAGGCGGGCGTTGGTACGCCGGTCCAGGTTGAACTGGCCCAGGAGGAACGACTTCGCGCGCGCCAGCTCCTCCGGGGTCACGCGCTCGCGCCCCATGCGCCCGAGCTCGCGGAGCATGCCCTCTTCAGCCCGATCCGCATTGGCGGGGGCCGTCCCGAGATAGACGACGAGCACGCTCGGATCCACCCGGGAAGGATTGATGGCGCCCGTCGAGTAGGCGAGCCCCTGCTTGTCCCGGAGCTCGGTGAAGAGCCGGCCCGCCATGCCTCCTCCCAGCGCCACCGAGAGCACCT
Encoded here:
- a CDS encoding rhomboid family intramembrane serine protease is translated as MFPLKDDIPSRTFPFITVLLIALNVLAFLYQVSLGIGSPGAARAAQEFIEEFGLIPCRLTGACVDPVAGLPSPYVTILSSMFLHGGLLHVGGNMLYLWIFGDNVEDTLGHFRFIIFYLLSGLAAALAQTAIAPSSMIPMIGASGAVAGVLGAYLLLFPHARILTLLIIGFFVRLVHIPALIVLGFWVVVQFFSGFMTLGVATGGEPGGGVAFWAHVGGFIAGVVLLFVLRPRGEPRLA